The proteins below come from a single Petrotoga miotherma DSM 10691 genomic window:
- a CDS encoding macro domain-containing protein, with translation MNKIIKEIKVDNVEIKLVSGDITIEETDAIVNAANSHLQHGGGVAGVISRKGGPDIQKESNEYIKKYGKVETGKVAVTTGGKLKCKYIIHAVGPIWRGGSQKEEKLLYDAVFNSLKKAEELKLNSIALPAISAGIYGYPIEKAVPVYKKAVYDFINTNPQFLKEIRFVIYGEDHLDYFLKEF, from the coding sequence ATGAACAAAATTATAAAAGAAATAAAAGTCGATAACGTTGAAATTAAATTGGTATCTGGTGATATAACTATCGAAGAAACAGACGCCATTGTAAATGCTGCTAATTCACATTTGCAACATGGTGGTGGAGTAGCCGGAGTAATATCAAGAAAAGGAGGACCAGATATTCAAAAAGAATCGAACGAATACATTAAAAAATACGGTAAAGTCGAAACGGGAAAAGTTGCTGTTACAACTGGAGGAAAACTAAAATGCAAATACATAATTCACGCCGTTGGGCCTATTTGGAGAGGAGGCAGTCAAAAAGAAGAAAAGTTATTGTACGATGCCGTGTTCAATTCTTTGAAAAAAGCAGAAGAATTAAAATTAAATTCAATAGCTTTGCCTGCAATAAGTGCTGGTATATACGGTTATCCAATAGAAAAAGCGGTTCCAGTTTACAAAAAAGCAGTCTATGATTTTATAAATACCAATCCACAATTTTTAAAGGAAATCAGATTTGTAATATATGGCGAAGACCACTTGGATTATTTTTTGAAAGAATTTTGA
- a CDS encoding phenylacetate--CoA ligase family protein codes for MSFLRTVYYYYSLRKNLNCSRKKILELREKKFRKILKYAYRKIPFYKDFYGSYGIKENMLKEIPINELPMINKNLIIDDFNKFFKDNQITKSKVENFLKNNPNPTSLLFNKYHVIHSSGTTGMVGYYLYSEREWDFIKAISTRMFSNFTLKRKKYAFIGAVDGHYAAISLFLSPLNQPEKFFYKDYMVMDINKPIKTYLKKLNDFQPDNLTGYPFGIRSLAQFQNEGLLNIHPEVIVCGGEPLLKNVKQFLKEIWKDAEIVDSYATSESLAMGVSREDLKGMYIYDDAVYIEIKEDRTILTNLYNYTQPIIRYELTDILKKSKNNERKWPFTKIEQVIGRNELIPFFINENGEKDFIHSIVIAEFFVKGVTKFQFVQKNQSFFVFKIVVSQKEYSDKIVEEVRNKLTDILEKKKMKNVNFDVKIVEDIKPDEKTGKYKLILIE; via the coding sequence ATGAGTTTTCTAAGAACAGTTTACTATTATTACTCTCTACGTAAAAATCTTAATTGTTCAAGAAAAAAGATATTAGAATTAAGAGAAAAGAAATTTAGAAAGATATTAAAATATGCCTATAGAAAAATACCTTTTTATAAAGATTTTTATGGATCTTACGGAATAAAAGAAAACATGCTGAAAGAGATTCCCATAAACGAATTACCAATGATCAATAAAAACCTTATAATTGATGATTTTAATAAGTTCTTTAAAGATAACCAAATTACTAAAAGCAAAGTGGAAAACTTTTTAAAAAATAATCCGAATCCAACTTCTTTACTTTTTAACAAGTATCATGTAATACACAGTTCTGGAACAACCGGAATGGTTGGATATTATTTGTATAGTGAAAGAGAATGGGATTTCATTAAAGCTATTTCAACAAGGATGTTTTCAAATTTTACTCTCAAAAGAAAGAAATATGCCTTTATAGGCGCAGTTGATGGACATTATGCTGCCATAAGTTTGTTCCTCTCTCCACTAAATCAACCTGAGAAGTTTTTCTATAAAGATTACATGGTAATGGATATAAACAAACCTATCAAAACCTACTTAAAAAAGCTTAACGATTTTCAACCTGATAATCTCACAGGGTATCCCTTTGGAATAAGATCTTTGGCTCAGTTTCAAAATGAAGGTCTTTTGAATATTCACCCAGAAGTGATAGTTTGTGGAGGAGAACCTTTATTAAAAAATGTGAAACAGTTTTTAAAAGAGATTTGGAAGGATGCTGAAATAGTGGATAGTTATGCAACTTCTGAGTCATTGGCGATGGGTGTTTCTAGGGAAGATTTAAAAGGTATGTACATATACGATGATGCAGTTTACATTGAAATCAAAGAGGATAGAACAATTTTGACAAACTTGTACAATTACACCCAACCTATAATAAGGTATGAATTAACAGATATCCTAAAAAAATCAAAAAATAACGAAAGGAAATGGCCCTTTACAAAGATTGAACAAGTTATTGGAAGAAATGAGTTAATTCCATTTTTTATAAATGAAAACGGTGAAAAAGACTTCATTCATTCAATCGTTATAGCTGAATTTTTTGTTAAAGGAGTGACTAAGTTTCAATTCGTTCAAAAGAATCAATCATTTTTTGTCTTTAAAATAGTCGTTTCACAAAAAGAATATTCAGATAAAATCGTAGAAGAAGTTAGAAATAAACTTACCGATATCCTAGAGAAGAAAAAAATGAAAAACGTCAATTTTGATGTAAAAATCGTGGAAGATATCAAGCCAGATGAAAAGACCGGAAAATATAAATTAATTTTAATTGAGTGA